From one Lolium rigidum isolate FL_2022 chromosome 4, APGP_CSIRO_Lrig_0.1, whole genome shotgun sequence genomic stretch:
- the LOC124648113 gene encoding alpha carbonic anhydrase 7-like, with the protein MAFSPLSCWAMILVVVLASGFDVALSHSDVGGPSFSYNTMSFDGPENWGKLSPAYKECGEGKAQSPIDIVTANAVPNPSLDNLTRVYAPTVATLNNNGKDISMTFQDHDGHSVAPGTILVCNPDGSMKAFGFKMIHWHSPSEHTIDGQRFPLELHLVHASEDGHLAVIGILYKIGDHDAFYDQLEDKLRELKTEHHVAAGMVELKSLQKRTGSYFRYMGSLTTPPCTENVIWNILGKVREISAEQLQLLTAPLPHKDNRPAQPLNGRTVQFYSPPNSTVSFQNISQ; encoded by the exons ATGGCGTTCTCGCCGTTGTCCTGCTGGGCGATGATCTTGGTTGTCGTCCTTGCCTCTGGTTTCGACGTGGCCCTCTCAC ACAGCGATGTTGGTGGCCCGAGTTTCAGCTACAATACGATGAGCTTCGACGGCCCGGAGAACTGGGGCAAGCTGAGCCCCGCCTACAAGGAGTGCGGCGAGGGCAAGGCGCAGTCGCCCATCGACATTGTCACCGCCAACGCTGTCCCCAACCCGAGCCTCGACAACCTTACCCGCGTCTACGCCCCCACCGTCGCCACCCTCAACAACAACGGCAAGGACATCAGCATGACCTTCCAAGACCATGACGGCCACTCCGTCGCTCCGGGCACCATCCTAGTCTGCAACCCCGACGGGTCCATGAAGGCTTTCGGGTTCAAGATGATCCACTGGCACTCGCCGTCAGAGCACACCATCGATGGCCAGCGCTTTCCCTTGGAGCTCCACCTGGTGCACGCCAGCGAGGACGGCCACCTCGCCGTCATCGGCATCCTCTACAAGATCGGGGACCACGACGCCTTCTACGACCAGCTGGAGGACAAGCTTCGGGAGCTCAAGACGGAGCACCATGTGGCGGCGGGGATGGTGGAGCTCAAATCGCTGCAGAAGCGGACGGGGAGCTACTTCCGGTACATGGGGTCGCTCACCACGCCGCCGTGCACGGAGAACGTGATCTGGAACATCCTCGGTAAGGTCAGGGAGATCAGCGCCGAGCAGCTGCAGCTGCTCACGGCGCCACTGCCGCACAAGGACAACCGGCCGGCCCAGCCGCTGAATGGCCGCACCGTCCAGTTCTACAGCCCGCCAAACAGCACTGTCTCCTTCCAAAACATCTCACAGTAG